The Rissa tridactyla isolate bRisTri1 unplaced genomic scaffold, bRisTri1.patW.cur.20221130 scaffold_731, whole genome shotgun sequence region ccaacccccacactggggggctctggggacccCCGAGGACTCCCCCCTTCAGCCCCAcggccctggggacccccctcatgccttggggacccccaccctcagacccacatcccccccaaccccacactgGGGGGCTCTGcggacccccagggaccccccctcaGCCCCTGGTCCTGGGGAACCCCCCcatgccttggggacccccaccctcagacccacatcccccccaaccccacatcaGGGGGGTCTGAGGACCCCCACCCTCAGCCCCACGGCCCTGGGGACTCCCCCcatgccttggggaccccccaccctcagacccacctcccccccaaccccacactgGGGGGGTCTGGGAACCCCCCCcttagccccacagccctggggaacccccccatgccttggggacccccaccctcagacccacctccccccccaaccccacatcaGGGGGGCAGACCcacctcccccccaaccccacatcaGGGGGTctggggacccccaccctcagccccacggccctggggaacccccccatgccttggggacccccaccctcagacccacctcccccccaaccccacatcaGGGGGGTCTGGGGACCCCCCACCCTCAGCCCCATggccttggggaccccccccatgccttggggacccccaTCCTCAGACCCACATCCCCACTCGGGCACCCCCAACCCCAcactggggggctctggggacccCCGGGGACTCCCCCCTCAGCCCACGGCCCTGGGACCCCCCTcatgccttggggacccccaccctcagacccacatcccccccaaccccaaatcAGGGGGCTCTGcggacccccagggaccccccctcaGGCCCACGGCCCTGGGGAACCCCCCCAtgccctggggacccccaccctcagACCCACGTCCCCCCCAGTCCAcactggggggctctggggaccccccccccagccccctggtcctggggacccccccatgccttggggacccccaccctcagACCCACGTCCCCCCCAACCCAcactggggggctctggggacccccaccctcagCTCCACATCCTGGAGGACCCCCCCTCTCCCTAGAGACCTCTCCCAagacccccccttccctctaAAGACACCCCCAAAAGCCTCCCCCTTCTCTCTAAGGCCCCCCCTTCCCCTAAAGACCCCCCCTTTGCCCTAtagacccccccccccctaaaaatatgcccccccaaccccccccttcTCCCTAGAGGCACTTGGGGacccaaggcgggggggggggggggcctgggggcaTGGGTCTGGGGAGGGTCCCCGGTGCACagtgggggggctctggggtgtcccccccgcctcAGACCCaaccccctggggaccccccacccTGTTCATCCTCCCGcgccccccgcccaccccccccccccaaaaagggacccgggcacccccccccccaccttcgaagctgctctgggggggctgaggctgtaGAAGATGGGGGGCTCGACGTGGGGGGGCTCCTCAAAGGGGATGGAGATCTCGAAGGCCTCCTCATCCTTCTTCactgattgggggggggggcacggggggggggggggtgtcactatcacacagccccccccccccccccccccctccggggcaccctgaccccccagcaccccccaagATGGTCCCTACCCCCCCCCCGGGCATTGATATCCCCCCAGATGAGGGCTCCTACCCCCCCCCCAAGGCCCACTCGTGTCCCCAGCCCCCTGACacctcctgggggggggggtgcccgggtcccccccaccccccccccacccgcaagcccccccgggtcccccagTACCGGGTCGGCGGCGGCGGTCGGCCAtggcggggacccccccggcccccccgctgCCTCCGGGCACCTCGGCGGgacgctgcggggggggggggggggaatgggggaggggggggttgtcAGCGGGGTTCAGTGGCActggggcccccccccccggacccccccaaaGCCCCGAGACCgactcgcccccccccccccccggcaaccCCCCAAACGAGGACACCCCCCTTGGACCCCCCGAAAACGGGGACACCCCCTGAAACCCCCCCACCTgaaaccacccccccccagggGACCCCCGGACGCCCAAAACCGGactccccccccctccagggaccccccccaaccccctccccccaaaactAGTGCCCTCCAGAccgagacaccccccccaaaCCGTGACCTCCCGcacccgtcccccccccgccaaaccgggactgccccctcccgccccaaCCGGGACCTCCCTGAAAACcgggacaccccaccccccccccccaaaaaatgccccccccccccccaaaaaaaacggGACCCTACACGGGGGGGTCCTTCCCGAAGCGGGGCGAggggagccgggcgggggggggggtgtctcttgggggtgggggggtccccctgttgggggccgggggggggggggggggtcccggccgaGCCCCCGCGCTCACCCCGCTCCGCATccgcccggcggccgccgcccgggCAGGGACCGTCTGCAAAGAGCCGCCGGGAGCTGCGGCGAAGGGCGATGCGAagaaggttggggggggggggcgacttgtttgggggggtggggggagggtcgGTCCTTCGCtctacccccccaccccaacccgcccctccccgcctccccccacacACATCCCCCCGACTCCCACCCCGCGGGGATGCTTTTTCGGCTGCGCTCGGGAGCGGCTCTTTGGCGACGCTCCCtgagccgccgcccgcccccgccagcTGATGTAGGGACCGGGGCAAAATTCCCGAGCGCGGCCGCGGGCGAAAGGAGGAGAGGCGGCGAGCGGAGttggcgggggaggagggggcgggagCGTCGCGAAAGAACCGCCCTTGAGCGGGGGCGAAAAACATCCCcgcgggggaggtgggggggggaacgacGGAAGGGGCGGGTGGAGGACGCgcaaggaggaggggggagcagaAACTCCGCGTCCCGCGGGGGGGGtgggccgggggggagcggggggaacgCGTCTCCGCGCCGCGTTTCCACCCGGACACCAAACGCTGAGAcaccggggcgagcccagcgccccccccccccctttcctccttcccccccccccccccgccgggcgcccccctcccgccccgcggggccgggggaccCCGATGCGGCGGCCCCGCAcggcccgtgtccccccccccaccccgagccccgcAGCCGGGTTCCGTCCCCGCCGGAGACGCCGCGGCCTGAGCGGGGCCCCATGAAGGGCCCCAGGTGGGGCccggggcgcggagccgccgggAGGTAacggggggagggggcggggggggagggaaggggaggaggagtcCAGGACCCACatgtctgcccccccccccccaaggagaCCCCCATATCAGCCCCCACCCGGGGACCCAGGAGTCGGGGACCCCCATATCTACCCCCACCCGGAGACCCAGGTGTGCGGGACCCCCCatatctgcccccccccccgggggacccaggtgtccgggaccCCCATATCTGACCCCCCCGCCGGGGACCCAGGAGTCGGGGACCCCCATATCTACCCCCCCCCGTTGGACCCAAGTGTCCGGGACCCCCATATCTgacccccccccggggacccaaGTGTGCAGGACCCCCATATCTGACCCCCCCCCCGTGGACCCAGGAGTCCGGGACCCCCAGATCTGACCCCCCCGGAGACCCAGGTGTGCGGGACCCCCGTATctgcccccccccggggacccagGAGTCGGGGACCCCCATATCTACCCCCCCCCGTGGACCCAAGTGTGCGGGACCCCCATAtctgaccccccccccggggacccaaGTGTGCAGGACCCCCATATCTGACCCCCCCCCGTGGACCCAGGAGTCCGGGACCCCCAGATCTGACCCCCCCCCGGAGACCCAGGTGTGCGGGACCCCCGTATctgcccccccccggggacacAGGAGTCGGGGACCCCCAtgtctgccccccccccggggacccagGAGTCGGGGACCCCCATATCCCCCGTGGACACAAGTGTGCGGGACCCCCATATCTgacccccccccggggacccaaGTGTGCAGGACCCCCATAtctgaccccccccccgggggacccaggagtccggGACCCCCAGATCTGACCCCCCCCCGGAGACCCAGGTGTGCGGGACCCCCATATCTGCCCCCCCccgggggacccaggtgtccgggaccCCCATATCTgacccccccccggggacccagGAGTCGGGGACCCCCATATCTGCCCCCCCCGGGGGACCCAAGTGTGCGGGACCCCCagatctgcccccccccccgccaggggcCCTGGTGTCtgagacccccaaacccccccaacccctgggAACCCCTATatcttacccccccccccccattcctggGGCCCCAGGTGTCcgtgaacccccccccccccccccccccgccatctgcTCCCCTGGGAACCCAGGCATCCAGCACCCCCTTTAACACccctccccccatctccccacagccGCACCGAGACCCCCAaccaccccccgccgccgccccccgcgccgccgccgcccccccccacctccgcctccgccgccgccgccgcccgtggacccaccgtcctcctcctcctcctcctccagctctcgCCGTGGGTCCAGCCCCCCATCCGGGGGTCGCTACCTGTTGATCGACAACCAAGGGCTGCCCTATACGGTGTTGGTGGCCGAACCGGGGGGTCCCGGCACCCTCCGTCGGGCTTTTTCTTGCCCGGTTTGCGGCCGGTCCTTCGAGTACCTCTCCTACCTGCAGCGACACAGCATCACCCACTCCGAGCACAAGCCCCACGTCTGCCGCGCCTGCGGCAAAGCCTTCAAGAGAACGTCCCACCTGGAGAGGCACAAATACACCCACGCCGGCCGCAAGCCCCCACGCCTGCCCCCTCTGCCCCCGGCGCTTCCGAGACTCCGGGGAGTTGGCCCACCACCAGCGGGGTGCACACGGGGGAACGACCCTTCCAGTGTCCCCACTGCCACATGCGGTTCGGGGAGAGGAACACCCTCCAACGACACGTCAGGCGCAAGCATCTGCCCCGGCCGCCGGCGCCGTGATGgggacgtggcggggggggggggggggggtggggtggcgtGAGatagggatggggggggggggggggcgtggggggggcagggtggggtggggagagacggTGAGCGTGGGGTTTGCGGTGGAAGGGTGTGGAGGGATGGTGGCCGTGGAGGTCATCCGTGGAGGGGTGGTGGCCATGGAGGTCATCCATGGAGGGGTGGTGGCCTATGGGTTGGAGACATGGAGGGATGGTGCCACGGAGGTCATCCATGGAAGGGTGGTGGCCTATGGGTTGGAGACATGGAGGGATGGTGGCCGTGGAGGTCATCCATGGAGGGGTGGTGGCCACAGAAGTCATTGTGGAGGGATGGTGGCCGTGGAAGTCATCCACGGAGGGATGGTGGCCACGGAAGTCATCATAGAGGGATGTTGGCCATGGAGGTCATCCATGGAGGGATGGTGGCCCCATGGGTTGGGGACATGGAGGGATGGTGGCCATGGAGGTCACCCATGGAGGATGGTGGTCGTGGAGGTCATCCATGGAAGGATGCTGGCCACGGAAGTCATCCATGGAGGGGTGGTGGCTTAGGGGTTGGGGACATGCAGGGATGGTGGCCATGGAGGTTGTCCATGGAGGATGGTGGCCACAGAAGTCATCGTGGAGGGGTGGTGGCCTAGGGGTTGGGGATGTGGAGGGATGGTGGCCATGGAGGTCATCCATACAGGGACGGTGGCCATGGAGGTTCTCCATGGAGGGATGGTGGCCATGAAGGTCATCCATACAGGTATGGTGGCCATGGAGGTCATCCGTAGAGGGATAGTGGCCCAGGGGTTGGGGACGTGGAGGGATGGTCGCCGTGGAGGTCGTTGTGGAGGGATGGTGGCCCTGGCTTTGGGGACATCGTGAGATGGTGGCCCTCAGGCTCATTGTCGAGCTCATCACGGAGGGATGGTGGCCCCGGGGTTGGGGACGTGGAAGGACGGTGGCCTCGGGGCTCCTGCACGGAGGGACGGTGGCCCGGGGGATGGGGTCTGCGCTGCCTGTCCCCCTGTGAagctgctccccccgcccccgtgcGAGGTCCCCCCCAGGCTCTCCCCAACTTGacgttgtattttattttgttttttaattattattaaaaagctcttttttggtttttccGTTTGTCTCCCGGTGTCTCATTCGGGGGGAGCCCACCCATGAGCTAACGCCCAACTAACCAACCCGCCCACGAGCCAACCCACCCATCATCCGACCACCCATTAACCGTCCACCCCAGCAACTAACCAACCCGTGATCCCACCAACCCGCCCGCTAACCAACCCGCCCATGAGCCAACccaccaaccaacccacccattAATCAACCAACCCATCATCCAACCACCCATTAAGCAACCAATCCATCAACCAACCCACCCGTGACCCAAGCCAACCCATCAACCAACTAACCAACCCATCAACTAACCAACCCACCCATCATCCAACCAACCCCCCAACCAACCcctcaaccaaccaacccacccatcATCCAACCCACCCATCAAATAACCAACCCACTCATGATCCAACCCATCCATGAGCCAACCAAGCCTCAAGCAACCCACCCACCGAATAACCAACCCATCCATGACCCAAGCAACCCCTCAACCAACCCACCAACCcctcaaccaaccaacccacccatcATCCAACCAACCcctcaaccaaccaacccacccctcAACCAACCAACCCCTCAACCAACCCACTAACTAAACACACCCATGAGCCAACCAACCCCCCCATCATCCCATCAACCCATCAAATAACCAACCCACCCGTCCAGTAACCAACCCACCCGTCCAGTAACCAACCCGCCCATCATCCAACCCACCCCTCAACCAAACAACCCACCCATCATCCAACCAACCCCTCAACCAACCCACCATCATCCAACCAACCcatcaaccaaccaacctaccCATCATCCAACCCACCATCATCCAACCAacccaccaaccaaccaacccacccgtGAGCCGACCAACCCCCGCCATCAACCCATCAAATAACCAACCCACCCATCGATAAATAACCAACCCACCCGTCCAGTAACCAACCCACCCAGCATCCAACCCACCCCTCAACCAACCCACCCCCCAATCAACCAACCCACCCATCATCCAACCAACCCCTCAACCAACCCACCCCTCAACCAACCAACCCCTCAACCAACCAACCCCTCAACCAACCCACCCATGATCCAGCCCACCCCTCAACCAACCCACCAACCAAACAACCCGCCCAGCATCCAACCAACCCCTCAACCAACCCAccccccaaccaaccaacccacaaTCATCCAACCAACCtatcaaccaaccaacccacccatcATCCAACCAACCCCTCAACCAACCCACCCCTCAACCAACCAACCCCTCAACCAACCCACCCATGATCCAGCCCACCCCTCAACCAACCCATCAACCAAACAACCCACCCATGAGCCAACCAACCCCCGCCATCAACCCATCAAATAACCAACCCACCCATCGATAAATAACCAACCCACCCGTCCAGTAACCAACCCACCCAGCATCCAACCAACCcatcaaccaaccaacccacccatcATCCAACCCACCCCTCAACCCACCCACCCATCATCCAATCAACCCCTCAACCAACCCACCATCATCCAACCAACCcctcaaccaaccaacccacccctcaaccaaccaacccacccctcAACCAACCCACCCCTCAACCCACCCCTCAACCAACCCACCCATCATTCAACCCACCCCTCAACCAACCCACCCATCATCCAATCAACCCCTCAACCAACCCACCATCATCCAACCAACCcatcaaccaaccaacccacccatcATCCAACCAACCCATCATCCAACCCACCCCTCAACCCACCCCTCAACCAACCCACCCCTCAACCAACCcatcaaccaaccaacccacccatcATCCAACCCACCCCCGCCATCAACCCATCAAATAACCAACCCACCCATCGATAAATAACCAACCCACCCGTCCAGTAACCAACCCACCCAGCATCCAACCAACCCCTCgacccgccccccccaacccctccacccaccccccccccacccccccccccaggaccgcCGCCCCCGGAAGGACTCTCCTCCCCCGGCTCGCATCCACGGTTTAATGTCGGCTTCGGCTGTACATCCCCAGCCCCCGCCCATCGCTGCGGCGAGTTGTGCCCAGTCTCTGCCCGCGCCAGgacgccccccacccccccccgcctttgccaggtggcgggggcggggcggtggggggggccGAAACTCTccgttatatatatatttgttatatatatatatatttatatttatatttatatttatagtcCTGCGGtgttaaaaaaatccctctgggGCCAGGAGAGCGGTTGGGGGAGGGGGTCACCCCAcaccccccggggtggggggggacacacgcaggTGTCCGGGctcggcgtggggctggggggggggttgtgtccGTGCACCCCGGGGACGGCATTTCCCCCGTGTCCTGTGGGTCGGGGCTGCGCCGAGCCGGGTTTGTCGCGCCGAGCCGTCTCGCACCACGATGAGCCGGGCCGCGGCGCGTGGGGCCGTGTTGCGCCATGACGAGCCGCGTCGGGCCGCGTTAACGCCGCGCCGAGGCCCCGTCGCGCCGTCACGAGCCCCGTTGCGCCGCTGGGAGCCGTGTCGCACCGCGCCGAGCCGGGCCGAGTCCCGTCGCACCGCGCCGAGCCCCTGCCGAGACCCATCGCACCGCGCCGAGCCGTGCCGAACCCTGTGCCGAGCCCCGTTGAGCCACGACGTTCCATTTTGCACCGCGCCGAGCCGTGCCAAGACCCACCGCGCCGcgccgagccgtgccgagcccCGTCGCACCATGATGAGACCCGTTGCACCGCGCTGAGCCGTGCCGAACCCCGTGCCGAGCCCCGTGGCACCACGATGatccactttgcgccgcgccgaGCCGTGCCGAACCCTGTGCCGAGCCCCGTGGCACCGTGATGTGCTGTGTTGCACCGCGCCGAGCCGTGCCGAGTCCCGTCGCACCACGATGATCCATTTTGCATCACGCCGAGCCATGCCGAGCCCCGTGGCACCACGATGATCCATTTTTGCACCGCGCCGAGCCATGCTGAGCCCTGTTGCACTACGCCGAGCCGTGCCAAACCCCATGCCGAGTCCCGTCGCACCACGATGATCCATTTTGCATCatgccgagccgtgccgagcccCGTGGCACCACGATGATCCATTTTGCACCATGCCGGGCCGTGCCGAGCCCCGTGCCGAGCTCCGCGGCACCACGACGATCCATTTTTGCACCGCCCCGAGCCGTGCCGAGCCCCGCGGCACCACGATGATCCCTTTTGCACTGCGCCGAGCCCCGTCGCACCAcgccgagccgtgccgagcccCCGAGCCCCATCACGAGCCCCGTCGTACCGCGCCGAGCCCCGCCGTTCCGCGCCGATCCGCGCCCCATcgtccccgccgctgccgctgccgcggtccccccggccccaccgccacctccccgtcccgccgccgctgccgccgtcGTCCTCAAGCGTCCTTGTGCGCCAGGGCGGCCAGGCGCTCCAGCTTGTGGCCGTGCCGGTGCTTCTTGAGGCCGTAGGTGTTCCTGAAGGCTTCGCCGCAGGTGCTGCACTTGAAGGGGCGGCCGCCCTGGTGGGTCTGGAGGTGTTTGCTGAAATATTTGGGGTCCTTGAAGAGCTTGAGGCAGGCGGAGCAGCGCAGGTCGCGGCGGGCGTCGTGGGAGCGCTGGTGGCGCAGGATGGAGGACAGGTAGAAGAAGCTCTTGCCGCAGAGCTCGCAACGGTAGACCTTCTCGCCCAGGTGGACGCGGCGGTGCTCCAGCAGGTTGGAACGGTAGCGGAAGGTCTTGCCGCAGGTTTGGCAGCGCTGGGGGCGGGCGACGACGTGGAGGCGCTGGTGCTCGGCCAGGCTGGAGGATTGGGCGAAGCGCTTGTTGCAGAGGGCGCATTTGTAAGCCCGCTCGCCCGTGTGGACCACCTTGTGCTGCCGGAGGTACCAGGAGCGGAGGAAACCCCGGCCGCAGACGGCGCAGCGGTAGGGCCGCTCCTCGGTGTGGCAGCGCTGGTGCCGCATCAGCAAAGCCGCTTCCCAAAACCGCTTCCCGCAGACGGAGCAGCCGAAATGACGCTTCTGCAGGTGGCGGCGCCGGTGAAGGAGCAGGTCGTAGGCGCCGGCGAAGCTCTGCCCGCAGACGCCGCAGGCCAGCGTCCGCCGCACCAGGTGGACGTACTTGTGGGTCACCAGCCCCAAGAAATGCTTGAAGCTCTGCCCGCAGGTGCCGCAGGTGAAGCGCTCGCCGCTCGGCACCACCGGGTGCtcctcggggggctgcagcccgcTCTCGGCCGGTGGCCCCGCCTCGGGCAGCAGCCGCTCGGGGGCGGCTTGGTGAACCAGCTTGTGCCACATGAGGTTCTCGATGAAGCCGAAGGCTTTGCCGCAGGCGTCGCAGCCGTAGGGTTTCTCCCCGGCGTGGGC contains the following coding sequences:
- the LOC128903898 gene encoding LOW QUALITY PROTEIN: zinc finger protein 581-like (The sequence of the model RefSeq protein was modified relative to this genomic sequence to represent the inferred CDS: deleted 2 bases in 2 codons), whose translation is MKGPRWGPGRGAAGSSRRGSSPPSGGRYLLIDNQGLPYTVLVAEPGGPGTLRRAFSCPVCGRSFEYLSYLQRHSITHSEHKPHVCRACGKAFKRTSHLERHKYTHAGRKPPRCPLCPRRFRDSGELAHHQRVHTGERPFQCPHCHMRFGERNTLQRHVRRKHLPRPPAP